The genomic DNA GCAAGTCCCCATGCTCACCGCCAACAAACTCATGCCCCAAGGCCGCGGCCTTGCGCCCGTGCTGCTCAAGCGCGCCGCCACCGTCGAACTCGACTGGGACGTGCGCCAGAAAAGCCGCTTCGACGCCACCGATTCGCAGGGCCGGCAGATCGGCGTGTTCCTGCCGCGCGGCACCGCCGTGCGCGGCGGCGACGTGCTGGTGGCCGAGGACGGCTCGCTGGTCCGCGTCATCGCGGCGCCGCAGCCGGTGCTGCGCATCACGCATTGCACGGCCCACGGCACGCCGTTCGACCTGACGCGCGCGGCCTATCACCTGGGCAACCGGCACGTGCCGATCGAGCTCAAGCCCGACCACCTGAAGATCGAGCCCGACCATGTGCTGGCCGACATGCTGCGTTCGATGCACCTGATCGTCGTGGCAGTCGAGGAAGCCTTCGAGCCCGAGGGCGGCGCCTATGGCTCGCACGAGCATTCGCACGGCGCCGGCCACGATCACGCGCACGACCATGGCCACGCGCACGGCGGCAGCAAAGGCCCGAAGCCGCTCGTGCTCGCACCGGAACTGCTCGATGACCATGACCATTCGCACGATCACGGCCACGGCCATCACGGGCACTCTCACTGAAATGAGATCCTGCTTGTTGTTTCGCCGCGAGCACCCCACAACACAGCGCGCGGCGAAAAGCTGACATGCCCGACGCCCGCAGCCTCCTGCAGCTCATCTGGCTCGCCTCCCCGGCCCTGCCCGTCGGCGGCTTTTCCTATTCGGAAGGCGTCGAGGCGGCCGTCGAATGGGCCGGCATCGATTCGGAAGCCAAGGCCATCGAGTGGCTCTCCGACCAGTTGCACCTGAGCTTCGCGCGCGGCGACCTCGC from Variovorax sp. V93 includes the following:
- the ureE gene encoding urease accessory protein UreE — its product is MLTANKLMPQGRGLAPVLLKRAATVELDWDVRQKSRFDATDSQGRQIGVFLPRGTAVRGGDVLVAEDGSLVRVIAAPQPVLRITHCTAHGTPFDLTRAAYHLGNRHVPIELKPDHLKIEPDHVLADMLRSMHLIVVAVEEAFEPEGGAYGSHEHSHGAGHDHAHDHGHAHGGSKGPKPLVLAPELLDDHDHSHDHGHGHHGHSH